From a single Alloactinosynnema sp. L-07 genomic region:
- the eboE gene encoding metabolite traffic protein EboE, translating to MPAYCTNVHPAEDLAGIVAQLDRYAVAVREELAVDTLALGLWLSAPVARALAADATARHGLRAELDARGLTVSTLNAFPYGGFHDDVVKHAVYLPTWADRERVAYTADCATVLADLLPDSAAYGSISTLPLAWREPWTAEDDARARRAFDKITQVVRSASDRPIRLAVEPEPGCVLDTVADAVAWLAGHVDPDYVGICLDTCHLAVSFADPADTVSAIHRAGLSVVKVQASAALEVAEPGTAEARAALAAFAEPRYLHQVRENTPVGVLPADDLPDAFDTLPAAHPWRVHFHVPLHAAPPAPLTSTTDVLLAAMAALRSTVAVLPHVEVETYTWSVLPGFDQASLSSGIAAELRWAAMSLGAAV from the coding sequence ATCCCGGCCTACTGCACCAACGTCCACCCGGCCGAGGACCTCGCCGGGATCGTCGCCCAGCTCGACCGCTACGCCGTCGCCGTCCGCGAGGAACTGGCGGTCGACACGCTCGCGCTCGGCCTGTGGCTGTCGGCGCCCGTCGCCCGCGCGCTGGCGGCGGACGCCACCGCCCGGCACGGGCTGCGGGCCGAACTCGACGCTCGCGGGCTGACGGTCAGCACCCTCAACGCGTTCCCCTACGGCGGCTTCCACGACGACGTCGTCAAACACGCCGTCTATCTGCCGACCTGGGCCGACCGCGAGCGCGTGGCCTATACGGCCGACTGCGCGACCGTGCTCGCCGACCTGCTGCCGGACTCCGCGGCCTACGGCAGCATCTCGACGCTACCGCTGGCCTGGCGCGAACCGTGGACCGCCGAGGATGACGCGCGGGCGCGGCGAGCGTTCGACAAGATCACCCAGGTGGTGCGGTCGGCGTCGGACCGGCCGATCCGGCTCGCGGTCGAACCGGAGCCGGGCTGCGTGCTCGACACCGTGGCCGACGCCGTGGCCTGGCTGGCCGGGCACGTCGACCCGGACTACGTGGGGATCTGCCTGGACACCTGCCACCTCGCGGTGTCCTTCGCCGACCCGGCCGACACCGTGTCGGCGATCCACCGGGCCGGGCTGTCGGTGGTCAAGGTGCAGGCGTCGGCGGCCCTGGAGGTCGCCGAACCGGGCACCGCCGAGGCCAGGGCCGCGCTCGCCGCGTTCGCCGAACCCCGCTACCTGCACCAGGTTCGGGAGAACACCCCGGTCGGCGTCCTCCCCGCCGACGACCTGCCCGACGCGTTCGACACCCTGCCCGCCGCGCATCCGTGGCGGGTCCATTTCCATGTCCCCCTGCACGCCGCTCCGCCCGCGCCGCTCACCTCGACCACCGATGTCCTGCTTGCCGCCATGGCGGCGCTGCGGTCCACTGTGGCGGTGCTGCCGCACGTCGAGGTCGAGACCTACACCTGGTCGGTCCTGCCCGGATTCGATCAGGCGTCGCTGTCCTCGGGCATCGCCGCGGAGCTGCGCTGGGCGGCCATGAGCCTGGGAGCGGCCGTATGA
- a CDS encoding alkaline phosphatase family protein, protein MKPLVVIDVVGMTPRLLAHMPNLARIGAQGWQAELGTVLPAVTCSVQSTLLTGRTPAEHGIVGNGWYFRDLGEVHLWRQHNALVAGEKVWETARRAHPGYTAANVCWWYAMGASTDITVTPRPIYHADGRKSPDCYVRPPELHDRLTGSLGAFPLFQYWGPTASIGSSRWIVGAARQILADQRPDLLLVYVPHLDYDLQRFGPDSAQAVAAARDVDAAIAPLLGDASSAGATVVALSEYGITEARRPVDINRALRAEGLLEVYTQAGMEYLDPWTSRAFAVADHQLAHVYVADPADVPRVKAILDKLPGVDTVFDRAAQASVGLDHERSGELVAVAEPDAWFTYYYWTDNDRAPDFARGVDIHRKPGYDPAELFFDPADPLAKAKAGLTLARKKLGLRYTMKVVPLDPSVVRGTHGRLPDSADEGPVLLCSDPAVPAAVERDGRIAATDVRDLLLDLQGLSAKELVR, encoded by the coding sequence ATGAAGCCCTTGGTGGTCATCGATGTCGTCGGGATGACGCCCCGGCTGCTGGCGCACATGCCGAACCTGGCCCGCATCGGCGCCCAGGGCTGGCAGGCCGAACTCGGCACCGTGCTGCCCGCCGTCACCTGCAGCGTGCAGTCGACCCTGCTCACCGGCCGCACCCCCGCCGAGCACGGGATCGTCGGCAACGGATGGTACTTCCGCGACCTCGGCGAGGTGCACCTGTGGCGCCAGCACAACGCGCTGGTGGCGGGGGAGAAGGTGTGGGAGACCGCCCGCCGCGCGCACCCCGGCTACACCGCGGCGAACGTCTGCTGGTGGTACGCGATGGGCGCCTCGACCGACATCACGGTCACCCCGCGCCCGATCTACCACGCCGACGGGCGCAAGTCGCCGGACTGCTACGTCCGCCCACCCGAGCTGCACGACCGGCTCACCGGGTCGCTCGGCGCGTTCCCGCTGTTCCAGTACTGGGGGCCGACGGCGTCGATCGGGTCGAGCCGGTGGATCGTCGGCGCGGCCCGGCAGATCCTCGCCGACCAGCGTCCTGACCTGCTGCTGGTCTACGTCCCGCACCTGGACTACGACCTGCAACGGTTCGGTCCGGACTCCGCCCAGGCCGTCGCCGCCGCGCGCGACGTCGACGCCGCGATCGCCCCGCTGCTCGGTGACGCTTCGTCCGCGGGCGCCACGGTGGTCGCCTTGTCTGAGTACGGGATCACCGAGGCGCGCAGGCCGGTCGACATCAACCGCGCGCTGCGTGCCGAAGGTCTGCTGGAGGTCTACACGCAGGCGGGCATGGAGTACCTCGACCCGTGGACCTCGCGCGCCTTCGCCGTCGCCGACCACCAACTCGCGCACGTCTACGTGGCCGACCCGGCCGACGTGCCGCGGGTGAAGGCGATCCTGGACAAGCTGCCCGGCGTGGACACCGTCTTCGACCGCGCGGCCCAGGCGAGCGTCGGACTCGACCATGAGCGGTCCGGCGAACTGGTCGCCGTCGCCGAGCCGGACGCCTGGTTCACCTACTACTACTGGACCGACAACGACCGCGCGCCGGACTTCGCCCGAGGCGTCGACATCCACCGCAAGCCCGGCTACGACCCGGCCGAGCTGTTCTTCGACCCGGCCGACCCGCTCGCCAAGGCCAAAGCGGGGCTGACGCTCGCGCGCAAGAAGCTCGGCCTCCGGTACACGATGAAGGTCGTGCCGCTGGACCCGTCCGTCGTGCGCGGCACCCACGGCAGGCTGCCCGACTCCGCCGACGAGGGCCCGGTCCTGCTGTGTTCCGACCCGGCCGTGCCCGCCGCCGTCGAACGCGACGGCCGCATCGCCGCCACCGACGTCCGTGACCTCCTGCTCGACCTGCAAGGACTCTCCGCGAAGGAGCTGGTTCGATGA
- a CDS encoding sugar phosphate isomerase/epimerase, whose amino-acid sequence MSRPITLFSGQWADLPFDEVCALAAKWGYDGVEIACSGDHFEVDRAVAEDGYVEAKLAQLDRHGLKVFAISNHLVGQAICDDPIDFRHQAILPARVWGDGEPEGVRQRAAADMADAARAAAELGVDTVVGFTGSKIWKYVAMFPPVPESVIEDGYADFARRWNPILDVFDEVGVRFAHEVHPSEIAYDFWTTKRTLDAVDNRPAFGLNWDPSHFVWQDLDPVGFILDFADRIYHVDCKDTRKRFDGRGGRLGSHLPWGHPRRGWDFVSTGHGDVPWEDCFRALNAIGYAGPISVEWEDAGMDRLRGAQEAVAFVRNLVFDPPTTSFDAAFSTRPEGGV is encoded by the coding sequence ATGAGCCGCCCGATCACCCTGTTCTCCGGCCAGTGGGCCGACCTGCCCTTCGACGAGGTGTGCGCGCTCGCGGCGAAGTGGGGCTATGACGGGGTGGAGATCGCCTGCTCCGGTGACCACTTCGAGGTCGACCGCGCCGTCGCCGAGGACGGGTACGTCGAGGCCAAGCTCGCCCAGCTCGACCGGCACGGCCTGAAGGTCTTCGCCATCTCCAACCACCTCGTCGGCCAGGCGATCTGCGACGACCCGATCGACTTCCGCCACCAGGCCATCCTGCCCGCCCGCGTTTGGGGCGACGGCGAGCCGGAGGGCGTTCGGCAGCGGGCCGCCGCCGACATGGCCGACGCGGCGCGGGCGGCGGCCGAACTCGGCGTGGACACCGTCGTCGGGTTCACCGGGTCGAAGATCTGGAAGTACGTGGCGATGTTCCCACCGGTGCCCGAATCGGTGATCGAGGACGGCTACGCGGACTTCGCGCGTCGGTGGAACCCGATCCTCGACGTGTTCGACGAGGTCGGCGTGCGCTTCGCCCACGAGGTCCACCCGTCGGAGATCGCCTACGACTTCTGGACCACGAAACGCACCCTGGACGCGGTGGACAACCGCCCCGCCTTCGGCCTGAACTGGGACCCGTCGCACTTCGTCTGGCAGGACCTCGACCCGGTCGGCTTCATCCTCGATTTCGCCGACCGGATCTACCACGTCGACTGCAAGGACACCCGCAAGCGCTTCGACGGCCGCGGCGGACGCCTTGGCTCCCACCTGCCCTGGGGCCACCCCCGCCGCGGCTGGGACTTCGTCTCGACCGGCCACGGCGACGTGCCATGGGAGGACTGCTTCCGCGCGCTGAACGCCATCGGCTACGCCGGACCGATCTCGGTGGAGTGGGAGGACGCGGGCATGGACCGACTCCGCGGCGCGCAGGAGGCCGTCGCGTTCGTCCGGAACCTCGTGTTCGATCCGCCGACCACGTCTTTCGACGCCGCGTTCAGCACCCGACCCGAGGGCGGCGTCTGA
- a CDS encoding NAD(P)H-dependent oxidoreductase encodes MSRAGCGRTGTWSASSRPRPATAALLAADTADPAITGVIDAIAGADAVVVASPVYKAAYSGLLKALLDLLPQFALAGKAVLPLVTGGTPAHVLAIDYALRPVLTSLGADHVVQGWLVLDKHIAVDADRVALDAAGEGPVRTAVDGFSEAVHARRPLAVAL; translated from the coding sequence ATGTCGCGCGCAGGCTGCGGGCGCACGGGCACGTGGTCCGCGAGTTCGCGTCCGCGACCTGCCACCGCGGCGCTGCTGGCCGCCGACACGGCCGACCCTGCCATCACCGGGGTGATCGACGCGATCGCGGGCGCGGACGCGGTGGTGGTCGCTTCACCCGTCTACAAGGCGGCCTATTCGGGGCTGTTGAAGGCTTTGCTCGACTTGCTCCCGCAGTTCGCGTTGGCGGGAAAGGCCGTGCTGCCGCTGGTCACCGGCGGCACCCCCGCCCACGTGCTCGCCATCGACTACGCGCTGCGCCCGGTGCTCACGTCACTGGGCGCGGACCACGTGGTGCAAGGCTGGTTGGTCCTGGACAAGCACATCGCGGTCGACGCGGACCGAGTCGCGCTCGACGCGGCGGGCGAAGGGCCGGTGCGCACCGCGGTCGACGGATTCTCGGAGGCGGTCCACGCCCGTCGCCCACTTGCGGTGGCGCTCTGA